GGACGGCGTCGTGCGAGCCACCGTCAACGCTGACGGCGACCTCGTCGACCTGCGCCTGGACCAGCAGGCCTGCCGGGAGTGGAACGTGGAGACCCTGGCCCGCGTGATCGTCGAGACGGTGCAGAACGCGTCAGCCGGCAAGCACCGGCAGGTCGAGCAGCTCGTCTCCGCCCACCGGCCGCCGGATGCGACCGCCTGACCGCTCCGCAGACCGCTCGCTGGACGCGACCGCCTGACCGCTCCACAGACCGCCCGCTGAGCAAGACCGCCTGATCAGGCCCGCCGGACGAGGTCACCTGATCGCAGATCGCCCACCGGACGACGCAACCCGACGAGCTTCACATACCGAACCAGTCAGTCCGCACGATGCACCACCGGACGAGGCGGCATGACGGCCGCACGCCGGACCGGACGACTCCACCGATCGACCACCGGACGAGGCGGACGCAGCGGCTGACCTGCTCGCTGCCAGCCGCCTCGCTGCCAGCCGCCTCGCTGCAGCCGCCGAAGGTGACTCCAGCCCGATGCGATGCACGCCGGACGGGGGCCGCGGCCAACTGCCGCGACCCGGCGTGCACCCGCGGCACAGCCGCCCTGGCGAGAGCCGGCTCGCGACGACGAAGCACGGCCCACAAAGGACGCGCAGGGCTGAGCTACGGCCACGGGCACGGGGCTACAGGCACGGGACTC
This window of the Actinoplanes oblitus genome carries:
- a CDS encoding YbaB/EbfC family nucleoid-associated protein, which gives rise to MTETADRTANQDLRDDLEDVYGRYEEMRSGVDELQRSLATMQVSAQSPDGVVRATVNADGDLVDLRLDQQACREWNVETLARVIVETVQNASAGKHRQVEQLVSAHRPPDATA